A section of the bacterium genome encodes:
- a CDS encoding ORF6N domain-containing protein, giving the protein MIKSSISRNSMPDIFLYKGQMVIPDYELASYYGVNTDTLRDVFAKHESLFPGSMVFSVKGSEKKKKSTTNKASGTLLFTEQSATLIAGLIKDTEALKANMRLLRLFRLLDYIVAT; this is encoded by the coding sequence GTGATAAAATCAAGTATTTCAAGGAATTCAATGCCCGATATTTTTCTTTACAAAGGACAGATGGTAATTCCGGATTATGAATTGGCAAGTTATTATGGCGTTAATACTGATACATTGCGTGATGTTTTTGCAAAGCATGAAAGTTTGTTTCCGGGAAGTATGGTTTTTTCAGTTAAAGGTTCGGAAAAGAAGAAGAAAAGTACCACGAACAAGGCATCGGGAACATTACTTTTTACAGAGCAGTCTGCAACACTTATTGCAGGGTTGATTAAAGATACTGAAGCACTTAAAGCTAATATGAGACTTTTGAGGCTGTTCAGGCTTCTGGATTATATTGTTGCTACGTAA
- a CDS encoding radical SAM protein, with translation MTFRQNSSGWTRERIISFHSRLLNQELGKKELKKSALVKAVVVFPNTYGVGMANMGFHTVYRFFNEHPGMSCERAFFDKMYERKQVLSLESSKPLNNFDLIGFSVSFELDIINIIRILVLSKIALLSSNRTKHDPVIIAGGPVTGLNPSPLLPFVDGLLMGDGEEVFRLIGDVMTEAKENHLSRADILETLSMLPGMYVEGRTKKVTRQVLLNLDKYPTYTPIVSSRSHFKNMFVTELSRGCPRKCKFCAAREIYKPFRYRSHETIIGSIKEFNPGAKRIGLEGSAVSDYPKLTDLCEKILDMGYDISFSSIRADKITEAMQDVVKRSRLRTFTIAPEAGSERLRYLIGKKIADSEILKGVEKLAYTEVRILKLYFMIGLPEEKDDDAEAIADLTNRIQKIFSGSNKGKQVHLSINTFIPKPFTPFESEPVARERDLVRRRNIVKKRIDKKIHVSAKSSKRDILQSVLALGNRETGLALMDSIQQGITWKEALINRDIFLDEMIFTGRDKSAIKEWDFID, from the coding sequence ATGACTTTTCGTCAGAATAGTTCAGGATGGACGAGAGAACGTATAATCAGCTTTCACAGCCGGCTTTTAAATCAGGAACTCGGGAAAAAAGAGCTAAAAAAAAGTGCTCTTGTGAAGGCAGTAGTCGTATTCCCCAATACCTACGGTGTAGGAATGGCGAATATGGGATTTCATACGGTTTATCGTTTTTTCAATGAACATCCGGGAATGTCCTGCGAGCGGGCTTTTTTTGATAAAATGTACGAAAGAAAGCAGGTACTGTCGCTTGAATCATCAAAGCCTCTGAATAATTTTGATCTGATTGGTTTTTCAGTTTCATTTGAGCTGGATATTATTAATATTATACGAATTCTTGTTCTTTCAAAAATTGCGCTTCTCTCTTCAAATCGTACAAAGCATGATCCTGTGATAATTGCAGGCGGCCCTGTTACAGGATTAAATCCCTCTCCATTACTGCCCTTTGTGGACGGCCTCCTTATGGGCGACGGAGAGGAGGTTTTCAGGCTTATCGGCGATGTAATGACTGAAGCTAAAGAAAACCATCTATCACGTGCAGATATCTTGGAGACTCTGAGTATGCTGCCGGGGATGTATGTTGAAGGCAGAACAAAGAAGGTTACGCGTCAGGTTCTTTTAAATCTTGACAAGTATCCGACTTATACACCGATAGTGAGTTCAAGAAGTCATTTTAAAAATATGTTTGTTACCGAATTAAGCAGAGGATGCCCTAGAAAATGTAAATTCTGTGCGGCAAGAGAGATATACAAACCTTTCAGGTACAGGAGTCATGAAACTATTATAGGATCCATTAAAGAGTTTAATCCGGGTGCAAAACGGATAGGGCTTGAAGGGTCTGCTGTATCGGATTATCCGAAATTAACGGACTTATGCGAAAAGATCCTTGATATGGGATATGATATTTCATTTTCGTCTATCCGAGCTGATAAGATAACAGAGGCAATGCAGGATGTAGTAAAACGAAGCAGGCTGCGTACTTTTACAATAGCTCCGGAAGCGGGTTCCGAGCGACTGCGATATTTAATTGGGAAAAAGATAGCTGACAGTGAAATACTAAAAGGAGTTGAAAAACTTGCGTATACGGAAGTCCGAATATTAAAACTTTATTTTATGATAGGCCTTCCTGAAGAAAAAGATGATGATGCAGAGGCAATTGCAGATTTGACAAACAGGATTCAAAAAATATTTTCAGGGTCAAATAAGGGGAAACAAGTGCATTTAAGCATTAACACATTTATTCCAAAGCCTTTTACTCCTTTTGAATCCGAACCTGTTGCAAGAGAGAGAGATTTGGTAAGAAGGCGCAATATTGTTAAAAAAAGGATTGATAAAAAAATACATGTATCTGCAAAAAGTTCAAAAAGGGATATACTGCAATCAGTACTTGCTTTGGGAAACAGAGAAACCGGTTTGGCATTAATGGATTCAATACAACAAGGTATTACATGGAAAGAGGCCTTAATAAACAGAGATATTTTTCTTGATGAAATGATATTTACAGGAAGAGATAAAAGTGCAATAAAGGAGTGGGACTTTATTGATTGA
- the ftsZ gene encoding cell division protein FtsZ, which translates to MSNGKTLAFDFADDDNVVAKIKVIGVGGAGGNAINRMIEDGLTGVEFIAINTDKQALDNNKAPMRIQIGKNLTKGLGAGGNPEMGRKGIEENKDAVIEAISSTDMVFITCGMGGGTGTGAAPVVAEIAKDLGALTVGVVTKPFMFEGKKRQERAAQGIQMLKENVDTLIVVPNQKLISLVPKHTPLEQAFRVADEILLHATKGISDVINVPGLINLDFADVRTIMNQMGDAIMGSSVASGENRAKEAAEQAISSPLIDDVSISGAQGVLVNITGGSDLSLNDINEATSVIYNAAGADANIIFGAVIDKSMKEEVRVTVVATGFQKSRSKGGFNFGNGHEKRDLGLSESEGDIPLIKKYSEDPIVKAMGGDSFGNDGGFSFVSKDDLGIPAFIRRKLD; encoded by the coding sequence ATGAGTAACGGAAAAACGCTGGCGTTTGATTTTGCAGATGATGACAATGTCGTTGCAAAAATCAAAGTAATAGGTGTAGGAGGCGCAGGAGGAAATGCTATAAACCGTATGATTGAGGACGGTCTTACGGGTGTGGAGTTTATAGCAATTAATACTGATAAGCAGGCTCTTGACAACAACAAAGCTCCTATGCGCATCCAAATAGGCAAGAATCTCACAAAAGGGCTTGGTGCGGGAGGCAATCCTGAGATGGGCCGAAAGGGGATTGAAGAGAACAAGGATGCAGTAATTGAGGCTATCTCGTCAACTGACATGGTTTTTATAACCTGCGGTATGGGCGGCGGTACAGGGACCGGAGCCGCACCTGTTGTTGCGGAAATAGCAAAAGACCTTGGCGCACTTACTGTTGGAGTTGTTACAAAACCTTTTATGTTTGAAGGGAAAAAGAGGCAGGAGAGAGCTGCTCAGGGTATACAGATGCTGAAAGAGAATGTTGATACTCTGATTGTTGTGCCTAACCAGAAACTGATAAGCCTTGTACCGAAACATACTCCTCTCGAACAGGCTTTCAGAGTAGCCGATGAGATTCTGCTTCATGCGACAAAGGGAATTTCTGATGTTATAAATGTTCCCGGATTGATAAACCTGGATTTTGCAGATGTCAGAACAATAATGAATCAGATGGGTGATGCCATAATGGGTTCTTCGGTAGCAAGCGGAGAGAACAGAGCAAAAGAAGCAGCGGAGCAGGCAATATCAAGCCCTCTTATTGATGATGTATCAATCAGCGGGGCACAGGGAGTGCTTGTTAATATTACAGGCGGAAGCGATTTGAGCCTAAATGATATCAATGAAGCTACATCTGTAATTTATAATGCAGCAGGTGCTGACGCAAATATTATTTTCGGTGCAGTGATAGATAAAAGCATGAAAGAAGAAGTAAGGGTAACAGTTGTTGCAACCGGATTTCAGAAAAGCCGTTCAAAAGGCGGATTCAATTTTGGAAACGGACACGAAAAGAGAGATTTGGGCCTTTCGGAAAGTGAAGGAGACATACCGTTAATTAAAAAGTATTCGGAGGATCCCATTGTAAAAGCCATGGGAGGAGATTCCTTTGGTAATGACGGAGGCTTTTCTTTTGTCAGTAAGGATGATCTTGGAATTCCTGCTTTCATCAGAAGGAAGTTAGACTGA
- a CDS encoding UDP-N-acetylmuramate--L-alanine ligase encodes MSGIAEVLLNLGFKVTGSDLQSSSVTEHLHELGASIYQGHSAGNISDADVVVISSAVPESNEEVTAAHRKKIPVIRRAEMLGELMRMKQGVAVAGTHGKTTTTSMTGLVLQQGGLDPTLIVGGKLRSLDTNAKLGEGEYVVVEADEYDHSFLQLTPVIAVITNIENEHLDCYKDLDDIKRTFTQFANKVPFYGAVILCLDEEPLQEMVTKLERRIVTYGLFPQAEIRAESVTFSESGSEYDAYYRNKKLGRIKLNLPGIYNVKNSLAAIAVGFELEIDFKNIKKALEGFTGVHRRFEIKGKEKNVIIVDDYAHHPTEIKASLKGAKDGYSRRIITIFQPHLYSRTRDFYEDFGKSFFNTDILIVTDIYPAREKPIEGVSGRLIADAAELRGHRNVNYIPDKNKVADFVGDIIKPGDMVITMGAGDIWKIGEEILKRLKS; translated from the coding sequence ATGAGCGGGATTGCAGAGGTTCTTCTGAATTTGGGATTTAAGGTAACCGGATCGGATCTTCAGTCCAGTTCGGTAACAGAACATCTTCATGAACTCGGTGCATCAATATACCAGGGGCACAGTGCCGGGAATATTTCAGATGCGGATGTTGTTGTTATATCATCTGCTGTACCTGAATCCAATGAAGAAGTTACAGCAGCACACAGGAAAAAGATACCTGTTATACGAAGGGCAGAGATGCTGGGCGAACTTATGCGCATGAAGCAGGGTGTGGCAGTAGCAGGCACTCACGGGAAAACAACTACTACTTCAATGACAGGGTTGGTACTCCAACAGGGCGGTCTTGACCCCACACTTATTGTGGGAGGCAAACTGCGCAGCCTTGACACAAATGCAAAACTCGGAGAGGGTGAATATGTTGTTGTAGAGGCAGATGAGTATGACCACTCTTTTCTGCAGCTTACACCTGTTATTGCAGTAATAACAAATATCGAAAATGAGCATCTTGATTGTTACAAGGATCTGGATGATATCAAGCGGACATTTACTCAATTTGCAAATAAAGTCCCGTTTTACGGAGCAGTGATACTCTGCCTTGATGAAGAGCCTCTTCAGGAGATGGTTACAAAATTGGAACGCAGAATCGTAACTTACGGACTTTTTCCGCAGGCTGAGATAAGAGCGGAATCTGTCACTTTTTCAGAATCCGGCTCAGAGTACGATGCTTATTACAGAAATAAAAAACTTGGAAGAATAAAATTAAATTTACCCGGAATTTACAATGTGAAGAACTCTCTTGCAGCAATAGCTGTAGGTTTTGAGCTTGAGATTGATTTTAAGAACATAAAAAAGGCTCTTGAAGGGTTCACAGGCGTGCACAGACGCTTTGAAATCAAAGGCAAAGAGAAGAACGTCATTATTGTAGATGATTATGCACACCATCCAACAGAGATAAAAGCGAGCCTGAAAGGAGCAAAAGACGGTTATTCAAGGCGGATTATAACAATATTCCAGCCACATCTGTATTCCAGAACAAGAGATTTTTATGAGGACTTCGGTAAGTCATTTTTCAATACGGATATTTTGATTGTAACAGATATTTATCCTGCAAGGGAAAAACCAATTGAAGGAGTTTCGGGCCGGTTAATTGCAGATGCTGCAGAACTGCGCGGCCACAGAAATGTAAATTACATTCCTGATAAAAACAAAGTTGCTGATTTTGTCGGGGACATAATAAAACCAGGCGATATGGTGATCACAATGGGTGCAGGCGATATATGGAAGATTGGTGAGGAAATATTAAAGAGGCTGAAATCCTGA
- the ftsA gene encoding cell division protein FtsA — MNPSRDILRGDTRKIVTGVDIGTSKIGVVIGELNEDGLINILGVGTSPSQGLRQGVVINLDLAVQSISKAVHEAKLTAGVDVKEVIVGIAGDHIRSVNSRGVVGVSRSGHEITQQDVNRVIDAAKAIALPIDREVLHVLPQEFIVDNQGGIKNPVGISGVRLEAEIHIVTGAVTSAQNIVRSVTRSGLKVAGIVLEPLASSSAVLDASEKDLGVALIDMGGGTTDVALFYGGAIRHTAVIGLGGQIVTNDIALGLRTPLEQAEVIKRKFGYATESIINKEDMFIVPGIGNRESREVPISMLTSIIQPRMEEIFGLAAKEIKRSDYGDVLGAGVVLTGGGSLLKGAEVLAEEVFSLPATIGIPKGFSGLYAAASSPIFATGVGLVFFGAGRGEEEVKHLGADEEGLFTRIYKWMKKFAEDFI; from the coding sequence ATGAATCCTTCGAGAGATATATTACGAGGCGACACCAGAAAAATAGTAACAGGTGTTGATATAGGTACCAGTAAAATTGGTGTTGTAATCGGAGAGTTAAATGAGGATGGATTAATAAATATTCTCGGAGTAGGTACCAGCCCGTCACAGGGGCTGCGCCAGGGAGTTGTGATTAACCTTGATTTGGCAGTCCAGTCAATAAGCAAGGCAGTGCATGAAGCCAAGCTTACAGCGGGTGTTGACGTAAAAGAGGTTATAGTCGGCATTGCCGGCGATCACATACGAAGCGTAAACAGCAGGGGTGTTGTAGGCGTATCCAGATCAGGGCATGAAATTACACAGCAGGATGTCAACAGAGTTATAGATGCAGCAAAGGCAATTGCACTCCCGATTGACAGAGAAGTGCTGCATGTACTCCCGCAGGAATTTATTGTAGATAATCAGGGAGGTATTAAAAATCCTGTAGGTATCTCCGGAGTAAGGCTTGAGGCGGAAATACATATTGTGACAGGTGCTGTCACATCTGCGCAGAATATAGTACGCAGTGTAACAAGAAGCGGGCTTAAGGTTGCAGGTATTGTTCTGGAGCCGCTTGCTTCAAGCAGCGCTGTTCTTGATGCAAGTGAAAAAGATCTTGGCGTAGCGTTGATTGATATGGGCGGAGGTACAACAGATGTGGCTCTGTTCTATGGCGGCGCAATAAGGCATACTGCTGTAATAGGCCTGGGAGGGCAGATTGTTACAAATGATATTGCACTGGGGCTGCGGACACCCCTTGAACAGGCTGAAGTAATAAAGAGAAAGTTCGGATATGCAACTGAAAGCATAATAAATAAAGAAGATATGTTTATAGTCCCGGGTATTGGAAACAGGGAATCAAGAGAAGTTCCGATATCTATGCTTACATCAATAATACAGCCGAGAATGGAGGAGATTTTCGGGCTTGCTGCTAAGGAAATTAAGAGATCGGATTACGGAGATGTCCTTGGTGCGGGTGTGGTTCTTACAGGAGGAGGATCACTTCTTAAAGGAGCCGAAGTTTTGGCAGAAGAAGTTTTTAGCCTGCCTGCAACTATTGGAATACCAAAAGGCTTTTCCGGCCTCTATGCAGCAGCTTCAAGCCCTATTTTTGCCACAGGAGTAGGCCTTGTATTTTTCGGGGCAGGACGGGGAGAAGAGGAAGTAAAACACCTTGGTGCGGATGAAGAGGGGCTTTTTACAAGAATTTATAAATGGATGAAAAAATTCGCAGAAGATTTTATTTAA
- the murB gene encoding UDP-N-acetylmuramate dehydrogenase encodes MNEGTRNLKRFKQVFKGHVMLNEMLSSHTSFKIGGPADLYVFPKDMEDLTNLVTYCQQENYPVFVIGNGTNLLVSDDGFRGVVIDLSQTFRHIKVKGTELTVGAGVTLSGLLSFCTIRGFSGLEKLSGIPGQIGGCISLNAGAFGREIGDVVEAVRILDKFNTLEKISGDEINFGYRHTGLEKKSVIVEAVFNLTDGNPKEMEAVQRSYLQKRKKTQPLSLPSAGSVFKRPKGDFAGRLVEDAGCKGLRIGDAMVSKKHANFIVNVGKARAVDVVRLIDEVRERVLKRFGATLEPEIHFLGFDL; translated from the coding sequence ATGAATGAAGGGACCAGAAATCTGAAGAGATTTAAACAGGTTTTCAAAGGGCATGTCATGCTAAATGAGATGCTCAGCTCTCATACTTCCTTTAAAATCGGGGGGCCTGCAGATTTGTATGTTTTTCCAAAAGATATGGAGGATCTTACAAATCTTGTAACTTATTGCCAGCAGGAGAATTATCCTGTATTTGTAATAGGGAACGGTACAAATCTTCTTGTAAGTGATGATGGTTTCAGGGGGGTAGTCATAGACCTTTCCCAGACTTTTCGGCATATTAAAGTAAAAGGTACGGAATTGACTGTGGGAGCCGGAGTTACACTTTCAGGGCTTCTGTCATTCTGCACTATCAGAGGATTTTCCGGTCTGGAGAAGCTTTCAGGTATACCAGGCCAGATAGGGGGCTGTATTTCGCTCAATGCAGGGGCTTTTGGAAGAGAAATCGGCGATGTTGTGGAAGCAGTCAGAATTCTGGACAAGTTCAATACCCTTGAAAAGATATCCGGAGATGAAATTAATTTCGGATACAGGCATACGGGCCTGGAGAAAAAGAGTGTTATTGTGGAAGCTGTATTCAACTTAACAGATGGAAATCCGAAGGAGATGGAAGCAGTTCAGCGTTCCTATCTTCAAAAGAGAAAAAAAACGCAGCCGCTTTCCCTTCCTTCAGCAGGATCAGTTTTTAAGAGGCCCAAAGGAGATTTTGCAGGCAGGCTTGTAGAAGACGCCGGGTGTAAAGGGCTTAGAATCGGTGATGCAATGGTTTCCAAAAAACACGCAAATTTTATTGTCAACGTAGGAAAAGCAAGAGCTGTGGATGTTGTAAGACTTATTGATGAAGTACGGGAAAGAGTTTTAAAACGGTTTGGTGCCACTCTGGAACCGGAAATTCATTTTTTGGGATTTGATTTATGA
- a CDS encoding FtsQ-type POTRA domain-containing protein, producing MSRSIIKKDEILASLVKLIYTGAALCIIYFAGRGYLHWLDQSPLFKIESIKITGSNYLSDEEILSLSGLDKAKKIWDARLEDAVNSIKTYPFIEDVSVIRRLPDKIEIKVKEKEPIALLNFQGDLYSIDRHGLVLPTIPGKMYNLPVISGNFKGGLKVGIEIGGGIAKQGLSVITAIIRQKPSLYTNISEVVLKSGGQVVLFTRNRGIPVKMGRKEISRKITYLDAILGELKRDRSLSKVNYIDLRFRGQVVVGMRV from the coding sequence ATGAGCAGGAGTATAATAAAAAAAGATGAGATTCTTGCCAGCCTTGTAAAATTGATATATACAGGCGCTGCACTCTGTATTATTTACTTTGCAGGCAGAGGTTATTTGCACTGGCTTGATCAGTCTCCTTTATTTAAAATAGAATCAATAAAAATTACAGGATCCAACTATCTTTCCGATGAAGAAATTTTGAGCCTCAGCGGCCTTGATAAAGCAAAGAAGATATGGGATGCAAGGTTAGAAGATGCGGTTAATTCAATAAAAACATATCCTTTTATAGAAGATGTCTCTGTGATCAGAAGGCTTCCTGACAAGATTGAAATAAAGGTAAAAGAGAAGGAACCTATTGCGCTTCTGAATTTTCAGGGGGATCTCTATTCAATAGACAGACACGGACTTGTGCTGCCTACAATTCCCGGAAAGATGTATAATCTTCCTGTAATAAGCGGTAATTTTAAAGGGGGGCTGAAGGTCGGCATAGAGATAGGAGGCGGCATTGCAAAACAGGGGTTATCAGTAATTACAGCAATAATCAGGCAGAAGCCGTCTCTTTACACCAATATTTCAGAAGTTGTTTTAAAATCAGGGGGCCAGGTAGTGCTTTTTACACGAAACAGGGGAATACCAGTAAAGATGGGAAGAAAAGAAATATCAAGAAAGATTACATATCTTGATGCAATCCTTGGCGAATTAAAAAGAGACCGCTCTCTGTCAAAAGTAAATTACATTGACCTGAGGTTCAGAGGACAGGTCGTTGTGGGAATGAGGGTATAA
- the murG gene encoding undecaprenyldiphospho-muramoylpentapeptide beta-N-acetylglucosaminyltransferase yields the protein MKEYRIIITGGGTGGHLYPGIALANEFKKSISCKILFVGTKKGVEVSVVPAHGYDLKFVWISGISRGRVVKNLLFPLKMAVSFFQAFTIIRKFHPDAIIGTGGYASWPVLRAGVITGVPVFIQEQNIRPGLVTRVMAPKVNTVFTSYIETEKYLKGETKKVVAGNPTRNDLDKADRLQGIKFFNLNKDKKTVFIFGGSQGSLFINNLMEKAGPLLAIDHKLQILWAAGPRWAEMIKGKVNNPDIKIYPYIENMAAAYGVSDLVVCRSGATTIAEITRLGIPCLFIPFAAAANNHQEKNAEILCKAGAGEMISEKEADSETIIRKIVSIISNEIKLKKMAANALSFGKPDAAQSIVKSILEEIEI from the coding sequence ATGAAAGAGTATAGAATAATAATTACAGGCGGAGGTACAGGAGGGCATCTCTATCCCGGGATTGCACTGGCGAATGAGTTTAAGAAAAGTATTTCCTGCAAAATTCTTTTTGTCGGTACCAAAAAAGGAGTAGAGGTTTCTGTTGTACCTGCACATGGATATGATCTTAAATTTGTATGGATAAGCGGGATCAGCAGGGGGCGTGTAGTAAAAAATCTGCTTTTTCCTTTAAAAATGGCAGTATCATTTTTCCAGGCTTTTACAATAATTCGTAAATTCCATCCTGATGCAATAATAGGCACAGGCGGGTATGCAAGCTGGCCGGTTCTCAGGGCAGGAGTTATAACAGGCGTTCCGGTATTTATTCAGGAACAGAATATCAGGCCCGGGTTAGTTACACGTGTTATGGCTCCAAAAGTAAATACTGTTTTTACAAGTTATATAGAGACCGAAAAATATCTTAAAGGGGAAACAAAAAAAGTAGTTGCAGGGAATCCTACAAGAAACGATTTGGATAAGGCAGACAGGCTGCAGGGCATAAAATTTTTTAATCTTAATAAAGATAAAAAAACAGTTTTTATTTTCGGAGGAAGCCAGGGGTCTCTTTTTATCAATAATTTAATGGAAAAAGCAGGCCCATTGCTTGCAATCGACCATAAATTACAGATTTTATGGGCAGCAGGCCCGAGATGGGCGGAGATGATTAAGGGAAAAGTGAATAATCCTGATATTAAGATTTATCCGTATATAGAAAACATGGCTGCAGCATACGGCGTAAGTGACCTGGTTGTGTGCCGCTCAGGCGCAACTACAATTGCCGAAATTACACGGCTCGGGATTCCTTGTCTTTTCATCCCTTTTGCTGCGGCAGCTAATAATCATCAGGAGAAGAATGCGGAGATTCTATGCAAAGCCGGAGCTGGTGAAATGATCAGTGAAAAAGAGGCTGATTCTGAAACTATTATTCGAAAAATTGTATCGATTATAAGTAATGAAATAAAATTGAAGAAAATGGCGGCAAATGCGCTGAGTTTCGGTAAACCCGATGCAGCACAATCTATTGTAAAAAGTATTCTTGAAGAGATTGAAATATAA